TGACACCGCCACCCGATCGGTGCGGGACTTCGTCCCGCGGGAATCCGGCAAGGTGGGGGTCTACCTGTGTGGTCTCACCCTCCAGGCCCCGCCGCACATCGGTCACCTTCGCTCCGGGGTCAACTACGACGTGCTGCGCCGCTGGCTGATCGCGTCCGGCTTCGAGGTCACCTTCATCCGCAACCTGACCGACATCGACGACAAGATCCTGGTCAAGGCGATGGAACAGGGCCGGCCGTTCTGGTCGATCGCCTACGTCAACGAGCAGATCCTCGCCGGGTCCTACCGGGCGCTGAACGTGCTGCCGCCGACGTACGAGCCGCGGGCCACCGGGCACATCCCGGAGATGCACCAGCTCATCGCGCGGTTGATCGAAACCGGTCACGCCTACCCGGCCACCGACGGCTCCGGCGACGTCTACTTCGACGTGGCCTCCTGGCCCGCGTACGGGTCGCTCTCCGGGCAGTCGCCGGAGGACATGCAGTCCGCCGGGGACGCCCCCGAGCGCGGCAAGCGCGACCCGCGCGACTTCGCCCTCTGGAAGGGCGCCAAGCCGGACGAGCCGGCGGACGCCTACTGGCCGTCGCCGTGGGGCCGGGGCCGCCCCGGCTGGCACATCGAGTGCTCCGCGATGTGCTGGCGCTACCTGGGCGCCGAGTTCGACATCCACGGCGGCGGGCTCGACTTGACCTTCCCGCACCACGAGAACGAGATCGCCCAGTCGCAGGCGGCCGACCTGCCGTTCGCCCGCTACTGGGTGCACCACGGCCTGCTCGGCATCGGCGGCACCAAGATGGGCAAGTCGCTGGGGAACACCCTCGACCTCGACTACGTGGCGTCCCTCGGCGTGCGCCCCGTGGAGCTGCGTTACTACTACGCCGCCGCGCACTACCGGT
This sequence is a window from Micromonospora sp. NBRC 110009. Protein-coding genes within it:
- the cysS gene encoding cysteine--tRNA ligase; amino-acid sequence: MTLRLYDTATRSVRDFVPRESGKVGVYLCGLTLQAPPHIGHLRSGVNYDVLRRWLIASGFEVTFIRNLTDIDDKILVKAMEQGRPFWSIAYVNEQILAGSYRALNVLPPTYEPRATGHIPEMHQLIARLIETGHAYPATDGSGDVYFDVASWPAYGSLSGQSPEDMQSAGDAPERGKRDPRDFALWKGAKPDEPADAYWPSPWGRGRPGWHIECSAMCWRYLGAEFDIHGGGLDLTFPHHENEIAQSQAADLPFARYWVHHGLLGIGGTKMGKSLGNTLDLDYVASLGVRPVELRYYYAAAHYRSRIDYSEDALREAAVAYRRIEGFVQRAAERVGAGPLGELPAGFVAAMDDDLNTSAALAVLHDLLRDGNNALTSGDDVTVGTVLAAVRSMLDILGVDPLDPAWTGGGRAGDLRGVVDSLIALALEQRAQARSRKDWAAADAVRDQLKQAGVVVEDTPQGPRWTIGEQD